One window from the genome of Bacteroidota bacterium encodes:
- a CDS encoding patatin-like phospholipase family protein, with amino-acid sequence MDAAPDRPLFGLALGGGGARGFAHVGVLKVLAREGIQADVIAGTSMGGLIGAAYASGSPVELIEREVLGLAQRSRLLRLADRIPSLQALLSGKRLETYLAEVMGADSTFADLRRPLSLVTSDLVTGREVVLTRGPLVPAMRATMSLPGIFAPVEMGRYRLVDGGILNNVPADRTRDLGADVVMAVDVLPHFPANQLGEAPRVEALELPLVPPGVRDVWEAGFVTISALTARNLEQARPDLIVRPALPADVNVLFGFTRADELIAAGERAMRAALPRLREALRPAGVPAPRAL; translated from the coding sequence ATGGACGCTGCGCCCGACCGCCCTCTCTTTGGCCTAGCCCTCGGCGGCGGCGGTGCGCGCGGGTTCGCGCACGTCGGCGTGCTGAAGGTGCTCGCGCGCGAGGGGATCCAGGCCGACGTGATCGCCGGGACCTCGATGGGCGGGCTGATCGGCGCGGCCTACGCCTCGGGCTCGCCGGTGGAACTGATCGAGCGCGAGGTACTGGGCCTCGCGCAGCGGAGCCGCCTCCTCCGCCTCGCCGACCGCATCCCCTCGCTCCAGGCGCTCCTCTCCGGCAAGCGCCTCGAGACCTACCTCGCTGAGGTGATGGGCGCGGACAGCACCTTTGCCGACCTCCGGCGCCCCCTGTCGCTCGTCACCTCGGACCTCGTCACGGGGCGCGAGGTGGTGCTCACGCGTGGCCCGCTCGTGCCGGCGATGCGGGCCACGATGTCGCTCCCCGGCATCTTCGCGCCTGTCGAGATGGGCCGCTACCGCCTCGTCGACGGCGGCATCCTGAACAACGTCCCCGCCGACCGCACCCGTGACCTCGGAGCCGACGTGGTGATGGCAGTGGACGTGCTCCCTCACTTTCCGGCCAACCAACTCGGCGAGGCTCCACGCGTCGAAGCCCTCGAGCTTCCGCTTGTGCCGCCGGGGGTCCGCGATGTGTGGGAGGCTGGGTTCGTGACCATCTCCGCACTGACGGCGCGCAACCTGGAGCAGGCGCGCCCAGACCTCATCGTCCGTCCCGCCCTTCCGGCCGACGTGAATGTGCTCTTCGGGTTCACCCGGGCCGACGAGCTCATCGCCGCCGGCGAGCGGGCGATGCGGGCAGCGCTCCCGAGGCTGCGCGAGGCGCTCCGTCCCGCCGGCGTCCCCGCGCCCCGCGCCCTCTAA
- the pepE gene encoding dipeptidase PepE: protein MPALNRLLLLSNSRNAGQGYLEHARDAFRDFLGTEVSRVLFIPYAGIRISHDDYAASARAAFEAAGYGLDAVHDAEDAGRAVDEAEAIAVGGGNTFHLLKTMAEQGLLPRIRARVEAGMPYIGWSAGANVACPTICTTNDMPISEPPSFEALGLIPFQINPHYTDAHPPGHQGETRSDRIAEFCTVNPAVPVAGLPEGTWVRVEGDRLSYVGHAPARVFRGTEAPVDVEPGDGLQFLMDGGR from the coding sequence ATGCCTGCCCTCAACCGTCTCCTCCTGCTCAGCAACTCGCGCAACGCCGGGCAGGGGTACCTCGAACACGCCCGCGACGCGTTCCGCGACTTCCTCGGGACCGAGGTCTCCCGCGTCCTCTTCATCCCCTACGCCGGCATCCGCATCTCGCACGACGACTACGCCGCTAGCGCGCGCGCGGCGTTCGAGGCTGCCGGCTACGGGCTCGACGCGGTCCACGACGCCGAGGACGCCGGCCGCGCCGTGGACGAGGCCGAGGCGATTGCCGTCGGCGGGGGCAACACGTTCCACCTCCTCAAGACGATGGCGGAGCAGGGCTTGCTGCCGCGCATCCGCGCCCGCGTCGAGGCCGGCATGCCCTACATCGGCTGGAGCGCCGGGGCGAACGTCGCCTGCCCGACGATCTGCACGACGAACGACATGCCGATCTCCGAGCCGCCGAGCTTCGAGGCTCTGGGCCTCATCCCGTTTCAGATTAACCCGCACTACACCGACGCCCACCCGCCGGGCCACCAGGGCGAGACCCGCTCCGACCGCATCGCCGAATTCTGCACGGTGAACCCGGCGGTGCCCGTGGCGGGCCTACCGGAAGGGACATGGGTCCGCGTCGAGGGCGACCGGCTCTCGTACGTCGGCCACGCACCCGCCCGCGTATTTCGAGGCACGGAGGCCCCGGTAGACGTGGAGCCGGGCGATGGCCTTCAGTTTCTGATGGACGGGGGACGGTGA
- a CDS encoding methyltransferase, with protein sequence MRLGLRPDSVPERAALALGLVPTPFLHTHPTLLLARALMAAVEHGLFESLADGPQPAPEVARACGTHPAATEALLDALVGAGYLERRGEGYALRPVARRWLLPESPCSLVDSIRFRALEWDWIARLDDFLVTGEPLDFHQAMSEEEWGLYQRGMLALARLAVPETVRRAPVPDGARTLLDLGGSHGAFASAFCDRYTNLRATVLDLPEALVHAAPLLNDAAPDAGVRARITHRAGDALADDLGVEAWDVVFVGQLVHHFGEDAGRSLVRRIARALRPGGVLIVQEVMRDPAADDQLGTLAGLYFALTSAAGTRTFEEIAGWQREAGLAPQRSVRFRTLPGVGQQNAVKQRTKDRGQRTADGGQKGRRGAREPR encoded by the coding sequence GTGCGTCTCGGCCTGCGCCCCGACAGCGTCCCCGAGCGCGCCGCGCTCGCCCTCGGCCTCGTGCCGACGCCATTTCTCCACACGCACCCGACGCTCCTGCTGGCGCGGGCGCTGATGGCGGCGGTCGAGCACGGCCTCTTCGAATCTCTCGCCGACGGGCCACAGCCCGCCCCGGAGGTCGCCCGTGCCTGCGGGACGCACCCAGCCGCGACTGAGGCACTGCTCGACGCGCTCGTCGGGGCCGGCTACCTGGAGCGGCGGGGCGAGGGCTACGCGCTCCGGCCGGTCGCCCGGCGGTGGCTGCTGCCCGAGAGCCCCTGCTCGCTCGTCGACAGCATCCGGTTTCGGGCGCTCGAGTGGGACTGGATCGCGCGCCTCGACGACTTCCTCGTGACCGGCGAACCGCTCGACTTCCACCAGGCGATGTCGGAGGAGGAGTGGGGCTTGTACCAGCGCGGGATGCTGGCCCTCGCTCGCCTCGCCGTGCCCGAGACCGTCCGCCGAGCGCCCGTACCCGACGGGGCTCGCACTCTGCTCGACCTCGGCGGCTCGCACGGCGCGTTCGCCTCCGCCTTCTGCGACCGCTACACCAACCTCCGGGCGACCGTCCTCGACCTTCCCGAAGCGCTCGTCCACGCGGCTCCTCTGTTGAACGACGCAGCGCCCGATGCCGGCGTGCGCGCCCGCATAACGCACCGCGCGGGCGACGCGCTCGCGGACGACCTCGGCGTCGAGGCGTGGGACGTCGTCTTCGTCGGCCAACTCGTGCACCACTTCGGCGAGGACGCCGGGCGCAGCCTGGTGCGGCGCATCGCCCGCGCGCTCCGGCCCGGCGGCGTGCTCATCGTGCAGGAGGTGATGCGCGACCCAGCAGCGGACGACCAGCTTGGTACGCTCGCGGGACTCTACTTCGCCCTGACGAGCGCCGCGGGCACGCGGACGTTCGAGGAGATCGCCGGGTGGCAGCGCGAGGCGGGCCTGGCTCCGCAGCGGTCCGTGCGGTTTCGGACGCTCCCCGGAGTCGGTCAGCAGAACGCGGTGAAACAGAGGACAAAGGACAGAGGACAAAGGACAGCGGACGGAGGACAGAAAGGTAGGCGCGGAGCGCGAGAGCCTCGGTAA